A region of the Romboutsia hominis genome:
GATGTATTTCTTCATTTTTAATTGTTACCTTCCTTTTGTCAAAATCTATATATAAATCTTTATAATCAAAATTATTTTTAATTATAGCCTTAGGCTTATTTTTTTGCGAATGTCTAATAGCTACTCTAACCCTAGCTAATAGTTCAGCTACAGAAAATGGCTTTGTTATATAATCATCTGCTCCCATATCAAAAGCTTCTACTTTTTCTCTATCTTGTTCTCTTGCTGATACTACTATTATAGGTACATCACTCAAATTTCTTATATTTTTTATGACCTCTATACCATCTATATCTTCAAGACCTAAATCTAGTAATATGACATCTGGAGAGTAAGACATACAAAGAGATATACCTTCTTTACCAGTTGTTGCTTCTTTAACCATATAGTCTTGTGTTGTTAGTGATGCATTTATAAATTTTCTTATTGTACTGTCATCTTCTATAATTAATATAAGATATTTACTCATTTTATTTCCCCTCTGTCTAGTCTTCTTTTGGAAGTATGAATTTAAATGTTGCTCCTTTGTCTTTATTATTTTTTACACTTATATCACCTTTATGGGCATTT
Encoded here:
- a CDS encoding response regulator, giving the protein MSKYLILIIEDDSTIRKFINASLTTQDYMVKEATTGKEGISLCMSYSPDVILLDLGLEDIDGIEVIKNIRNLSDVPIIVVSAREQDREKVEAFDMGADDYITKPFSVAELLARVRVAIRHSQKNKPKAIIKNNFDYKDLYIDFDKRKVTIKNEEIHLTPIEYDILSLLVRYHGKVLTHKFIAKEIWGSTLGGEIKSLRVFMATIRRKIEKEPANPEYIITEIGIGYKLNDEL